The following proteins are co-located in the Desulfovibrio inopinatus DSM 10711 genome:
- a CDS encoding EVE domain-containing protein, producing MTRYWLIKTEPGCYSIQDFARDRITSWDGVRNYQARNFMKDDMRHGDMVLFYHSVTNPSVVGLARVVKEAYPDHTAFDPEDRHFDPRSTPEKPRWFMVDIEFVSQFPRPIPLKELRRTPGLEDMELLRKGSRLSVMPVSEEAFSIIIELAKENDNAKD from the coding sequence ATGACGAGGTATTGGCTCATAAAAACGGAACCGGGCTGTTATTCCATACAAGATTTTGCCCGTGACCGAATAACATCATGGGATGGTGTGCGGAATTACCAAGCTCGAAACTTCATGAAGGATGACATGCGCCACGGCGACATGGTGCTTTTTTATCACAGCGTTACCAACCCCTCTGTTGTCGGATTAGCGCGTGTGGTGAAAGAAGCCTACCCAGATCATACAGCGTTTGACCCAGAAGACCGACACTTCGATCCTCGTTCGACACCGGAAAAACCACGCTGGTTCATGGTGGATATCGAATTCGTCTCCCAATTCCCCCGTCCAATTCCTCTCAAGGAACTCCGTCGGACACCGGGCTTAGAGGACATGGAACTCTTGCGCAAAGGCTCACGTCTATCCGTCATGCCGGTCAGTGAAGAAGCATTTTCCATCATCATTGAACTGGCCAAGGAAAACGACAACGCCAAAGATTAA
- a CDS encoding sigma-54-dependent Fis family transcriptional regulator, which translates to MNNVYNLEVEVLFKISRVISQALNLDHALADILATLSETLDMERATITLADEESNLLVIRGSHGLSPEEKDRGVYRLDEGVTGRIFQSGQPFVVPDISKEPLFLDKTKSRQFEKGQISFLGVPITLHTKPIGVLTVDRLFEDEVVFEEDIRFLFIVAALIGQLVSLNAQIKAREENLRRENLSLRLKLSKSYNRFFIVGQSQPMVRVHQMIEKVAPTRATVLLLGESGTGKTLTARIIHELSDRAKFSFIKVNCAAIPENLLESELFGHERGAFTGAVGKKPGRIEEADKGTLFLDEIGELSPGIQAKLLRFLQEREFERLGSTKTRRVDVRIIAATNKDLTEAVSDGQFREDLFYRLNVFPVLVPSLRERREDIPALLNHFLDKLSREYGRRLYFTPKALDALVRYDWPGNVREMENLVERLSIMVESEKVDLSDIPPYFFLDSKPDHKPPMQSGSLQDIEKREVLAALERHNWIQSRAARELGLTLRQMGYRIKKFGLEDLVSERRGRGGLSTGLN; encoded by the coding sequence ATGAATAACGTTTACAATCTCGAAGTAGAAGTGCTGTTCAAAATCAGCCGGGTTATAAGCCAAGCCTTAAATCTCGACCATGCTTTGGCCGATATCCTGGCAACGTTGTCCGAGACATTGGACATGGAGCGTGCGACGATTACCTTGGCGGATGAAGAATCAAATCTTCTTGTCATTCGTGGTTCGCATGGCTTGAGCCCTGAGGAAAAGGACCGTGGTGTTTATCGTCTTGATGAAGGAGTGACTGGGCGCATTTTTCAATCTGGTCAACCGTTTGTTGTTCCAGATATTTCCAAGGAACCACTGTTTCTTGACAAGACCAAATCTCGCCAATTTGAAAAAGGCCAGATTTCTTTTCTTGGCGTGCCTATTACTCTGCACACCAAGCCTATTGGCGTTCTGACGGTGGACCGGCTCTTCGAGGATGAAGTTGTCTTTGAAGAAGACATTCGATTTTTATTTATTGTCGCCGCGCTGATTGGTCAATTGGTCAGCCTCAACGCACAGATCAAGGCTCGTGAGGAAAACTTGCGCCGAGAGAATTTGTCTCTGCGGCTCAAATTGTCAAAAAGTTATAACCGATTCTTTATTGTCGGTCAGAGCCAACCCATGGTTCGGGTTCACCAGATGATCGAGAAAGTCGCTCCCACCCGAGCGACTGTTTTGCTTTTGGGTGAGTCTGGAACAGGCAAAACCTTAACAGCTCGCATTATCCACGAATTGTCCGACCGGGCCAAATTCTCCTTTATCAAGGTCAACTGTGCGGCTATTCCGGAGAATTTGCTTGAATCCGAGTTGTTCGGGCATGAGCGAGGCGCATTTACCGGTGCTGTGGGGAAAAAGCCGGGTCGGATCGAAGAGGCCGATAAAGGGACGTTGTTTCTTGATGAAATCGGTGAGCTCTCTCCCGGAATTCAGGCCAAGCTGCTGCGGTTTCTTCAGGAACGTGAGTTTGAGCGTCTTGGCAGCACCAAGACCCGGCGTGTTGATGTCCGTATCATCGCTGCCACCAACAAAGATCTCACGGAAGCCGTTTCTGACGGGCAATTTCGTGAAGACCTCTTTTATCGTCTCAATGTTTTTCCTGTGCTCGTCCCTTCGTTGCGCGAGCGTCGTGAAGATATACCAGCACTGCTGAATCATTTTCTCGACAAGCTGTCCCGCGAATACGGCCGGCGTCTGTATTTTACGCCCAAAGCCCTGGATGCTTTGGTGCGCTATGACTGGCCGGGGAACGTTCGTGAAATGGAAAACTTAGTCGAACGGCTCTCGATTATGGTGGAGTCGGAAAAGGTCGATTTATCGGATATCCCCCCGTATTTCTTTCTCGACAGTAAACCGGATCACAAGCCACCTATGCAGTCGGGAAGTTTGCAGGATATTGAAAAACGTGAGGTTTTAGCTGCGTTGGAACGTCACAACTGGATTCAATCTCGTGCAGCACGGGAGCTTGGTCTGACGTTACGACAGATGGGATACCGTATCAAAAAGTTTGGTCTTGAAGATCTCGTTTCCGAGCGACGTGGCCGCGGTGGGCTCTCCACTGGGCTGAATTAG
- a CDS encoding ABC transporter permease — protein sequence MFQRFFTGLVLARSSLVTHKLRTVLAMLGVFLGAFALIGVQHISLAMMAKAEQETAKLGVNLMGAVAGQIRFRRNGSATGSGRDKTFTLADATALSNGLPQVSAAAPFFNKTTSVRFAGIKVSCLLIGTNAQYPEVRNAQPEFGRFFSPMEYNRKSMVCVLGRTIANKLFGSPRAALGQRIFLYRAGLRVIGVMEEKGSDFTGSDQDEQIFVPLTTYMRRLANVDFITGVYLQLRDSASFAQAKQDAEKILRVRHQIPLNGKDDFSVLTAQDAIRVQTEALGLVETLGVISSSLSFAVGGLGILSIMILLVRSRRLEIGVRRAVGARRRDIIRQFLLESGIMAVFGGAAGVLAALVLLSIVYPLAGFPPVYQIDQILGALVGSAALGLVAGAYPAWVAARVEILDVLRNG from the coding sequence ATGTTCCAGCGATTTTTTACCGGGCTCGTCCTTGCCCGATCCTCATTAGTCACACATAAGCTGCGCACGGTTTTGGCCATGCTCGGTGTCTTCCTTGGAGCTTTTGCTCTCATTGGAGTCCAGCATATTTCTCTCGCCATGATGGCCAAAGCCGAACAGGAAACCGCCAAGCTCGGTGTGAATCTTATGGGGGCTGTCGCCGGCCAAATTCGATTTCGACGCAATGGGAGTGCAACGGGTTCCGGTCGGGATAAAACCTTTACCCTTGCCGATGCTACGGCGCTGAGCAATGGCCTGCCACAAGTGAGCGCGGCCGCTCCGTTTTTCAACAAAACAACCTCGGTTCGATTTGCCGGCATCAAAGTTTCCTGCCTGCTTATTGGGACCAACGCGCAATATCCTGAAGTACGAAATGCCCAGCCGGAATTCGGCCGCTTCTTCAGCCCCATGGAATACAATAGAAAATCCATGGTCTGTGTGCTGGGACGTACCATCGCCAACAAACTCTTTGGATCGCCCCGTGCCGCTTTGGGACAACGCATTTTTCTCTATCGCGCCGGACTCCGTGTTATCGGAGTTATGGAAGAAAAGGGATCGGATTTTACAGGTTCGGATCAAGATGAACAGATTTTCGTCCCTCTGACGACCTATATGCGCCGCTTGGCCAACGTCGACTTCATCACCGGGGTCTACCTTCAACTTCGAGATAGCGCGTCGTTTGCTCAAGCAAAACAAGATGCTGAAAAAATTTTACGCGTACGGCACCAAATCCCTCTCAACGGAAAGGATGACTTTTCGGTCTTGACGGCCCAAGACGCCATCCGTGTTCAAACGGAAGCGCTCGGCTTGGTAGAGACTCTCGGCGTCATCAGCTCAAGCCTCTCATTTGCCGTTGGAGGCCTCGGAATTCTCTCCATCATGATCCTCCTTGTGCGCAGCCGACGTCTTGAAATCGGTGTTCGCCGGGCCGTTGGAGCCAGGCGCCGCGACATAATACGACAATTTCTGCTCGAATCCGGCATCATGGCTGTTTTCGGCGGAGCGGCGGGTGTATTGGCCGCTTTGGTTTTACTTTCTATCGTCTATCCCTTGGCTGGATTTCCTCCAGTATATCAAATAGATCAAATTCTTGGTGCTCTCGTCGGCTCTGCCGCTTTGGGCCTGGTTGCCGGCGCGTACCCAGCATGGGTGGCTGCTCGTGTCGAAATTCTCGATGTTCTCCGTAACGGATAA
- a CDS encoding MerR family transcriptional regulator, translated as MSDAKLYSIAAIARKLDAPESTLHAWKNRFDEFLPCVGSGRNRRFRADAIPVFIAIQNLLGAGLSTNDIKSELSKSFPRTIETDQSPASQVSVMSQSSVDAPGVDSHLTAAIGAEIARAIGENLSRYFSQPAPLPDETVQHLKAQAEEQQHTLCSLQDENKALVDKLHALENELVRLRKDRREMEKYLLGKINTAQKK; from the coding sequence GTGTCCGATGCCAAACTCTACTCTATCGCAGCCATAGCCAGAAAGCTTGATGCCCCAGAATCCACGCTCCACGCCTGGAAAAACCGTTTTGATGAATTCCTTCCCTGCGTCGGTTCCGGCCGCAATCGCCGTTTCCGTGCCGACGCTATCCCGGTCTTCATTGCCATACAAAACCTGCTTGGTGCAGGCTTGTCGACCAACGATATCAAATCGGAATTATCGAAATCATTTCCACGTACCATCGAAACAGATCAATCACCAGCGTCTCAGGTCTCCGTTATGTCACAATCAAGTGTCGATGCTCCAGGAGTCGATAGCCACCTCACGGCCGCTATCGGGGCAGAAATTGCTCGAGCCATAGGCGAAAATTTATCTCGATATTTTTCACAACCTGCCCCATTGCCAGATGAAACCGTCCAACACCTCAAAGCTCAAGCCGAAGAACAACAGCACACGTTGTGCAGTCTCCAAGATGAAAACAAAGCGCTTGTCGACAAGCTCCATGCCCTGGAGAACGAACTTGTACGCCTGCGTAAAGATCGACGAGAAATGGAAAAGTACCTTCTCGGCAAAATCAATACGGCTCAAAAAAAATAA
- a CDS encoding LysE family transporter produces the protein MMFSIVSTAVVAGAALGLSAGIAPGPMFSLVLAQTLAHNLREGLKVAVAPLLTDGPIIVLSLCFMTAIAEHPTLLGAISLAGAAMLVHYGLDCLRFAGVDAETPQATPGSLKKAIIVNLLNPHPYMFWALVGAPMLVKSAEHGFAGPIAFLVAFYTCIVLAKSGLACIAARFKHVLRSSGYLLVMRVLGVSLFVFAFLFARDGLKAFGVDF, from the coding sequence ATGATGTTTTCGATCGTCTCTACGGCCGTTGTCGCCGGTGCAGCCCTGGGGCTGTCCGCAGGGATTGCGCCTGGTCCGATGTTTTCTCTCGTCTTGGCGCAGACATTGGCGCATAATCTGCGTGAAGGTCTTAAAGTCGCAGTGGCACCGCTTTTAACTGATGGCCCGATTATTGTGTTGAGCCTTTGTTTTATGACGGCGATTGCGGAGCATCCCACGCTGCTTGGAGCCATCAGTCTTGCTGGTGCAGCCATGCTTGTCCATTATGGTCTTGACTGTCTTCGTTTTGCTGGCGTTGATGCCGAAACGCCGCAGGCTACGCCCGGTTCATTAAAAAAAGCTATTATCGTCAATCTATTAAATCCGCATCCCTATATGTTTTGGGCACTGGTCGGTGCCCCCATGCTTGTCAAAAGTGCAGAACACGGATTCGCCGGGCCTATTGCCTTTCTCGTGGCTTTCTACACGTGCATTGTCCTTGCAAAATCCGGTCTGGCGTGTATTGCCGCTCGTTTCAAGCATGTATTGAGAAGTTCGGGATATCTCCTTGTGATGCGGGTACTTGGTGTATCCTTGTTCGTGTTTGCCTTTCTTTTTGCGCGGGACGGCCTCAAAGCTTTCGGTGTCGATTTTTAA
- a CDS encoding chemotaxis protein: MATRNEEILLEAGTNELEVIEFLIHGKEDGCLVSSFGVNVAKVLEIMEAPPGLHPSPGATHPSFLGTIPLREHILPIIDLSVWLEIDRTPAKHELIIVTEFNQTVTGFLVSDVTQIYRVAWTDVYPPSQIVSSQPTNCITGTIHFDDHTVLMIDFEKIISELDKTFEGPQTFSQQQASQRYHAMIVDDSGTIRNVIEDRFAQANFAVTTFKNGRDALNALLDIKEASYSGGVAVTDAVNIIIADIEMPSMDGYTLTKNIKTDEDLQHIPVILFSSLISVANRRKGESVMADDQITKPEFPTLVERSLALIEKFKQKREHPLSA; the protein is encoded by the coding sequence ATGGCGACACGCAATGAAGAGATATTACTTGAAGCAGGGACAAATGAATTAGAAGTCATTGAATTTTTAATACATGGCAAGGAAGACGGTTGTTTGGTTTCATCGTTCGGTGTGAATGTCGCAAAAGTTCTCGAAATTATGGAAGCCCCTCCGGGACTCCATCCTTCACCGGGTGCCACTCACCCCAGCTTCCTGGGTACCATACCTCTTCGTGAACACATCCTTCCCATTATCGACCTGAGTGTCTGGCTGGAAATAGACAGAACTCCGGCCAAACATGAACTCATTATCGTAACAGAATTCAACCAAACTGTGACAGGATTTCTTGTCTCCGATGTCACGCAAATCTACCGCGTTGCTTGGACGGACGTGTATCCTCCAAGCCAGATTGTTTCCAGCCAACCGACAAATTGCATTACCGGAACCATCCATTTTGATGATCATACCGTGCTCATGATCGACTTTGAGAAAATTATCAGTGAACTCGACAAAACGTTCGAGGGGCCACAAACATTTTCTCAACAGCAAGCATCACAACGATATCACGCAATGATTGTCGATGACTCTGGAACTATTCGAAATGTTATCGAAGACCGCTTTGCGCAAGCTAATTTTGCGGTGACAACCTTTAAAAACGGACGCGATGCATTGAACGCGCTGCTCGATATCAAAGAGGCGAGCTACAGCGGTGGAGTCGCCGTAACAGATGCCGTGAATATTATTATAGCAGATATTGAAATGCCGAGCATGGATGGATATACTTTGACAAAAAACATCAAAACCGACGAAGATTTACAACACATTCCCGTCATCCTTTTTTCTTCGCTTATCAGCGTTGCCAACCGCCGCAAAGGCGAAAGCGTCATGGCCGATGACCAAATCACCAAGCCCGAATTTCCAACTTTAGTTGAACGATCTCTAGCGCTTATCGAAAAATTCAAACAAAAAAGAGAACACCCGTTATCGGCATGA
- the ercA gene encoding alcohol dehydrogenase-like regulatory protein ErcA — MNQPLVLELRRFMAPEFIFGAGALDLAGRHAARLGAQRVFVVTDPGVISSGWAGRVVTSLEDEGLESVIFDNVSPNPRDEQVMEAVAEYKEAECDAIVAVGGGSPMDLGKGVGVVIAGGKHILTYEGVDKITSSGPPLICIPTTAGTSADVSQFTIITDTSRNLKVAIVSKTLIPNVALIDPVPTTSLPQHLTAHTGLDALTHAIEAYVSTAHSPTTDLFAIESIKYIKANLISAMTHPMDLDLRGGMVLGSLYAGLAFSNAILGAVHAMAHSLGGLLDLPHGQCNAILLDHVIRNNFEACPSRYIDIARALGTEIPSDLSLNEQKTRVVDLVREFKYAAGVKDHLGNLGVTENELPALAKSALRDPCMATNPRPLTEDDIVTIFRQAL; from the coding sequence ATGAATCAGCCATTAGTCCTTGAATTACGACGTTTTATGGCTCCAGAATTTATTTTTGGCGCTGGCGCTTTGGATCTGGCAGGACGTCATGCCGCCCGGTTGGGAGCACAACGTGTCTTTGTCGTGACAGATCCAGGCGTGATCTCCTCGGGATGGGCCGGCCGTGTGGTCACAAGTCTTGAAGATGAAGGTCTTGAATCAGTCATTTTCGACAACGTCAGTCCCAACCCCCGTGACGAGCAAGTTATGGAGGCGGTCGCTGAATATAAGGAAGCCGAATGCGATGCCATTGTCGCCGTGGGGGGCGGATCTCCCATGGATTTGGGGAAAGGTGTCGGCGTCGTTATTGCTGGAGGAAAACACATCCTCACGTATGAGGGAGTCGACAAAATTACTTCCTCAGGCCCCCCCCTGATATGTATTCCAACCACGGCTGGCACATCGGCTGATGTCTCCCAGTTCACAATCATCACCGATACAAGCCGTAATCTCAAAGTCGCAATCGTCAGCAAAACTTTGATACCTAACGTGGCGCTCATCGATCCCGTTCCGACGACGAGCCTGCCGCAGCACCTCACCGCGCATACCGGGCTTGATGCCTTAACCCACGCCATTGAAGCATATGTATCCACAGCGCATTCCCCGACGACCGATCTATTTGCCATTGAGTCCATAAAATATATCAAAGCCAACCTCATTTCGGCGATGACACATCCCATGGATCTCGACCTGCGTGGGGGAATGGTCCTCGGCAGTCTGTATGCCGGTCTCGCTTTTTCCAACGCAATTTTGGGCGCGGTGCACGCCATGGCACATAGTCTGGGGGGACTGCTCGACCTTCCCCATGGTCAGTGCAATGCCATTTTACTTGATCATGTCATCCGCAACAACTTTGAAGCCTGCCCGAGTCGCTACATAGATATCGCGCGCGCTTTGGGAACCGAAATTCCGAGCGACCTCTCCCTCAATGAACAAAAAACACGTGTCGTCGATCTTGTCCGTGAGTTCAAATATGCGGCTGGGGTCAAAGACCACTTAGGGAATCTCGGTGTCACCGAAAACGAATTGCCCGCCTTGGCAAAAAGCGCACTGCGCGACCCATGCATGGCCACGAACCCTCGTCCTCTGACTGAGGACGACATCGTTACCATATTTAGACAGGCGCTCTAG
- a CDS encoding SHOCT domain-containing protein, which translates to MQKILAVLIPALVLTSMLTACGGGGAKSRQEVRTTTVGRELMDLEQAKNQGAITQDEYEKLKKKIIKGN; encoded by the coding sequence ATGCAAAAGATACTGGCAGTCCTTATTCCGGCTTTGGTACTGACCTCCATGCTCACCGCCTGCGGTGGAGGAGGAGCAAAAAGCAGACAAGAAGTTCGTACAACCACGGTTGGTCGCGAACTCATGGACCTTGAACAAGCTAAAAATCAAGGCGCCATCACACAAGACGAATATGAGAAGCTGAAGAAAAAAATTATCAAAGGTAATTAA
- a CDS encoding UbiX family flavin prenyltransferase, protein MNRLIIGISGASGVIYGVRILEVLRHIPTVETHLVISHGAAVTLSLETDRNIEDVQALADVVYDNANLAAAISSGSFRMLGMTVMPCSMKSLAQIALSLNDNLLTRAADVTLKERRKLVLVPRETPLHLGHLRHMTAVTEMGAVILPPVPSFYHGPQTLMDVVDQTVGKVLDQFGIEHNLFQRWGGPSA, encoded by the coding sequence ATGAACCGTCTCATTATTGGTATTTCCGGAGCAAGCGGCGTTATTTATGGCGTCCGTATCCTCGAAGTATTGCGCCATATCCCCACCGTGGAAACACACCTCGTTATCAGCCACGGAGCAGCCGTGACGTTGAGCCTTGAGACCGATCGTAATATTGAGGATGTGCAAGCCCTGGCCGATGTCGTCTACGACAACGCCAATTTGGCCGCCGCTATTTCAAGCGGATCATTTCGCATGCTCGGCATGACCGTCATGCCCTGTTCCATGAAAAGTCTGGCGCAGATTGCGTTGTCACTCAATGACAACCTCTTGACCAGAGCGGCTGATGTGACACTGAAAGAAAGGCGTAAACTTGTCCTTGTTCCCCGTGAAACACCGTTACATCTTGGCCACTTACGCCATATGACTGCCGTCACAGAAATGGGAGCGGTCATTTTGCCACCTGTTCCTTCCTTTTACCATGGGCCACAAACACTCATGGACGTCGTGGACCAGACCGTCGGGAAAGTGCTCGATCAATTCGGTATCGAACATAATCTTTTTCAACGTTGGGGTGGGCCGAGCGCGTAA
- a CDS encoding DsrE family protein, producing the protein MSQFLFVLSRGPEDPTRVVRCFQFAKIAVEKGHDVTVFLVDDAVYLANLGLSERIKAPTGDELLPYIKAVQAKGRIMVCKPCAHSRMLGEDDLPEGFVIETGLTLIDLAAESKTMSF; encoded by the coding sequence ATGAGCCAATTTTTATTTGTGTTATCGCGTGGTCCGGAAGATCCGACACGCGTCGTTCGGTGTTTTCAGTTTGCCAAGATTGCTGTGGAAAAAGGGCATGACGTGACGGTCTTTCTTGTGGACGATGCCGTATATCTGGCCAACCTTGGTTTGAGTGAGCGTATAAAAGCACCCACTGGCGATGAATTGCTTCCCTATATTAAAGCTGTGCAGGCAAAAGGTCGTATTATGGTCTGCAAACCATGCGCACACAGTCGTATGCTTGGTGAGGACGATTTGCCTGAAGGATTTGTTATTGAGACTGGATTAACGCTGATCGATCTGGCTGCAGAGTCAAAGACCATGTCATTTTAG
- a CDS encoding lysophospholipid acyltransferase family protein, translated as MIERNNQQREDFCFKVHSTGPIKNTVFNAVTTPINHLLSLKKIYSIYQSIPHTAHDYEFLDAAISAFDFSYRISSEDRERIPREGPTVVVANHPFGGPEGIFMAHMLLGVRQDIKIMANHILNRISELRKYFVLVDPFGGEDAELRNIAGLKQSLRWLKQGGMLAVFPSGTVSHFHLSSRGVVDSNWSPSVARLIAKTQATVVPVYFDGANSAMFQLMGLVHPSLRTALLPREFMKRRNKTVEVRVGNPISWGKLSSAADTPETIMQYLKMRTYLLQNRQEKPRTKRKFFVPKGTQRNEALIAPLNAQLMADEIGRLPQDCFLVQSGDYDVIAASARRIPLVLREIGRLREFTFRKVGEGSGKACDLDEFDSYYLHLFIWNRAKQEIVGAYRIGKTDVILKEHGTKGLYISTLFKLKPQFLDQISPALELGRSFVRPEYQKSYSSLLLLWRGVAQIVARNPRYRMLFGPVSITNEYKTASRQLMARFFEEQYALPELSQLVQPRTPLRPGQWLQQAANTLVGNMDDLLELLADIETDQKGIPVLLRQYLKLGGKLLCFNVDHDFSEVLDGLILVDLLQTEKKQLERYMGKEGLARFLAYHEGDGDDFMRCA; from the coding sequence ATGATTGAACGCAACAACCAACAACGAGAAGATTTTTGTTTTAAGGTCCATTCTACAGGACCGATCAAGAATACCGTATTCAACGCCGTAACCACACCTATTAATCATCTGTTGTCATTGAAGAAGATTTATTCGATATACCAGTCGATTCCACATACGGCGCATGATTATGAGTTTCTTGATGCCGCTATTTCCGCCTTTGATTTTTCATATCGCATCAGCTCGGAAGATCGGGAACGGATACCGCGCGAAGGGCCTACAGTTGTCGTTGCCAACCATCCTTTTGGTGGGCCTGAAGGCATTTTCATGGCGCACATGCTTCTTGGAGTTCGCCAAGATATTAAAATCATGGCGAACCACATTCTCAATCGCATTTCTGAATTACGTAAATATTTTGTTTTGGTTGATCCATTTGGTGGAGAAGACGCCGAGTTGCGGAATATTGCCGGTCTCAAGCAAAGCCTGCGCTGGTTGAAGCAGGGAGGGATGCTGGCAGTGTTTCCTTCAGGAACAGTTTCGCATTTTCATTTGAGTTCCCGCGGCGTGGTCGATTCGAACTGGAGTCCAAGTGTGGCTCGACTCATTGCCAAAACGCAGGCGACTGTTGTGCCCGTATATTTTGATGGAGCCAACAGTGCCATGTTTCAGCTTATGGGCTTGGTCCATCCCAGTTTGCGTACGGCACTGTTACCGCGTGAATTCATGAAACGGCGAAATAAAACCGTTGAAGTTCGGGTCGGTAACCCTATTTCTTGGGGAAAACTTTCTTCAGCCGCCGATACGCCTGAAACGATTATGCAGTATCTGAAAATGCGGACATATTTGCTGCAAAATCGTCAGGAAAAACCCCGGACTAAACGGAAATTTTTTGTACCCAAAGGAACCCAGCGTAATGAAGCGTTAATAGCTCCTTTGAATGCACAGCTCATGGCCGATGAAATCGGTCGATTACCGCAGGATTGCTTTCTGGTTCAAAGCGGAGATTATGATGTCATCGCAGCATCGGCTCGACGTATCCCCCTTGTCCTGCGGGAAATTGGCCGACTCCGCGAATTTACGTTCCGCAAAGTCGGAGAAGGTTCAGGGAAGGCGTGCGATCTCGACGAATTTGACTCCTATTATCTTCATCTTTTTATCTGGAACCGGGCAAAGCAAGAAATTGTTGGGGCGTACCGCATCGGGAAAACGGATGTTATTTTGAAAGAGCATGGGACCAAAGGGCTTTACATCAGCACGTTGTTCAAGCTTAAACCGCAATTTCTCGATCAGATATCCCCGGCGTTGGAGTTGGGACGCAGTTTTGTCCGGCCTGAATATCAAAAAAGTTATTCTTCGCTTTTGCTGCTTTGGCGAGGGGTCGCGCAAATCGTGGCTCGTAATCCCCGATATCGCATGCTGTTTGGTCCGGTCAGCATCACCAATGAATACAAGACCGCTTCGCGTCAGCTTATGGCCCGCTTTTTTGAAGAGCAATACGCATTGCCCGAGCTTTCTCAGCTTGTTCAACCGCGTACACCGCTTCGTCCTGGACAATGGTTGCAGCAGGCTGCCAATACGCTCGTCGGCAATATGGATGACCTTCTTGAACTCTTGGCTGACATTGAAACGGATCAGAAGGGCATTCCCGTGTTGTTGAGGCAATATCTCAAACTTGGAGGGAAGTTGTTGTGTTTCAATGTGGACCACGACTTCTCTGAAGTTCTTGACGGGCTGATTTTGGTCGATTTACTGCAAACAGAGAAGAAACAACTGGAACGATACATGGGGAAAGAGGGGCTGGCGCGCTTTTTAGCTTATCATGAAGGCGATGGAGATGACTTCATGCGTTGCGCGTAG